A single window of Liolophura sinensis isolate JHLJ2023 chromosome 6, CUHK_Ljap_v2, whole genome shotgun sequence DNA harbors:
- the LOC135466155 gene encoding ankyrin repeat domain-containing protein 50-like, which translates to MVVTTLIETMNARSVKRGVSLYKEKRLNRWRDKSDIEQGSMVRKLPPERPRAEDPILMAELLHLKKYQGERMDTVSDWENSVTVVPMLHKVCFEGYVNTAQKLLDEGEDVNQCIDDGPKLLRFLHGGFVTYTAFFLHSTPLMMAAHQGHVPVLKLLIRKGAKVDQRDRMGCSAFSLAVSSQRMDACRLLLKHGADINNVDHKYNFTPIILACRKNDTELAKWLIKKGANVRLTDVYGRNSLHYAAWNYNQELVRLLLSHRLDVNGRDFSGWSPIHYAVGELELDPTLEQGIRSLPSRLGSHGSQGPHQ; encoded by the exons ATGGTAGTAACAACGCTTATAGAGACGATGAACGCGCGAAGCGTGAAGAGAGGCGTCTCGTTGTATAAAGAGAAACGCCTGAACCGATGGCGGGACAAGAGCGATATCGAGCAGGGCAGCATGGTGAGGAAGCTGCCCCCGGAGAGACCCAGGGCTGAGGACCCCATTCTGATGGCCGAGTTACTCCACCTGAAGAAATACCAGGGAGAGAGAATGGATACCGTCTCAG ACTGGGAGAACTCGGTTACAGTTGTTCCGATGCTGCACAAGGTTTGTTTCGAGGGCTATGTGAACACTGCCCAGAAGCTACTGGATGAAGGAGAAGACGTTAATCAGTGTATCGATGATGGACCCAAACTTCTCCGGTTTCTACATGGAGGATTCGTGACCTACACTGCTTTCTTTTTACACTCCACTCCACTAATGATGGCCGCTCACCAGGGTCACGTCCCTGTCCTCAAACTGCTGATTCGCAAAGGTGCAAAAGTGGACCAAAGAGATAGGATGGGCTGTTCGGCATTTTCATTGGCTGTATCCAGTCAGCGGATGGATGCCTGTCGTCTGCTTCTGAAACATGGTGCTGACATTAACAACGTCGACCATAAGTATAACTTCACACCTATAATTCTGGCCTGCCGAAAAAATGACACGGAATTAGCGAAGTGGCTGATCAAGAAAGGTGCAAATGTCAGGTTGACGGACGTGTATGGGAGAAACTCGCTTCATTATGCTGCTTGGAATTATAACCAAGAATTGGTACGCCTGCTGCTTTCACACCGACTGGATGTGAACGGCCGAGATTTTTCTGGCTGGTCTCCGATTCATTACGCCGTGGGTGAGCTGGAACTCGATCCTACTCTGGAACAGGGAATCAGGTCTCTACCCTCCAGGCTGGGGTCTCATGGGAGTCAAGGCCCACATCAATAG